In Effusibacillus pohliae DSM 22757, a genomic segment contains:
- a CDS encoding M23 family metallopeptidase → MADFHSTWHTHLRTIAVANKQYTIDQLSQIDVKHIMQDIKDQVSKTFTVRKTAAVALLVTMTALGGTAVHETVGKTDLYYQVYLDGQYVGMVKQPDFVYDKIAALGDRLKASVKLVPVHQRTTGGPAEAEVALAMNQAANPQVEAVMIRVDGQDVAAVKDMATAHTVIDRIKAKFASGDNAVKQVKIEQTIDFLATHVNRDEVRSVDSVVAMLLQSKEKPKKYLVSRGESLWTIAMKNQLTVDKLKAVNPQISNENALQEGQEITIGAVEPLVTVETVEEITRTVPIPFETEYQDDDSMNKGEQRVVTEGQPGEKTQKVQILKKNGQVYGEVVLSEQVTKEKVNKVVVRGTKIPDQASGDWFWPVASHTISSYFGEWRGNSRHWAIDISAPIGTPVYASNNGRVIYAGWDGSGYGNAIRISHGNGIVSIYGHLSSINVSVGQLVSKGEVIGGVGSTGQSTGPHLHYEVQVNGVRVNPAPYM, encoded by the coding sequence ATGGCAGATTTCCATTCAACATGGCATACGCATCTCAGAACAATCGCCGTTGCCAATAAACAATACACGATTGACCAGTTGTCGCAGATTGATGTGAAGCATATCATGCAAGACATCAAAGATCAGGTCAGCAAGACGTTCACCGTACGGAAGACGGCGGCAGTCGCTTTGCTGGTGACGATGACGGCGCTGGGCGGGACAGCCGTCCACGAAACGGTCGGCAAGACCGATCTGTATTATCAGGTGTACCTGGATGGGCAGTATGTGGGAATGGTGAAACAGCCCGATTTTGTGTACGATAAAATCGCTGCTTTGGGCGACCGGCTGAAAGCGTCCGTCAAACTGGTACCCGTTCACCAACGGACAACCGGTGGCCCGGCGGAAGCGGAAGTGGCGCTGGCGATGAATCAGGCGGCGAATCCGCAGGTGGAGGCGGTCATGATTCGGGTGGACGGCCAGGATGTGGCCGCAGTCAAAGACATGGCAACCGCGCACACAGTGATCGACAGGATCAAAGCGAAATTCGCCTCTGGTGACAATGCCGTCAAACAGGTGAAAATCGAACAAACGATCGATTTTCTGGCGACACATGTCAATAGAGACGAGGTTCGCTCCGTGGATTCGGTTGTGGCAATGCTTCTGCAAAGCAAGGAGAAGCCGAAAAAATATCTGGTCTCGCGCGGCGAGTCGCTGTGGACCATCGCCATGAAAAATCAGCTGACGGTCGACAAGTTGAAAGCGGTCAATCCTCAGATCAGCAACGAGAACGCGCTGCAAGAAGGGCAGGAAATCACGATCGGTGCAGTCGAGCCGTTGGTGACGGTGGAAACGGTGGAAGAAATCACGCGCACCGTGCCGATCCCGTTTGAAACGGAATATCAGGACGACGACTCGATGAACAAAGGGGAACAGCGTGTCGTCACCGAGGGGCAGCCGGGTGAAAAAACGCAAAAGGTGCAGATCCTCAAGAAAAACGGCCAGGTGTACGGGGAGGTCGTCCTGTCCGAACAGGTGACGAAAGAAAAGGTGAACAAGGTGGTCGTGCGCGGCACAAAGATTCCGGATCAGGCGTCGGGTGACTGGTTCTGGCCGGTTGCATCCCACACCATCTCGTCCTACTTCGGGGAGTGGCGGGGGAATAGCCGGCATTGGGCGATCGATATCAGCGCTCCGATCGGCACTCCGGTTTACGCGTCGAACAACGGACGGGTGATTTACGCCGGCTGGGACGGCAGCGGCTACGGCAATGCGATCCGGATCAGCCACGGCAACGGAATCGTTTCGATTTACGGCCATCTGTCCTCGATCAACGTGTCGGTCGGCCAGCTGGTGAGCAAGGGAGAAGTGATCGGCGGGGTCGGATCGACCGGCCAATCTACCGGACCGCATCTGCATTACGAAGTTCAGGTTAACGGTGTGAGAGTCAATCCGGCTCCGTATATGTAA
- a CDS encoding nucleoside recognition domain-containing protein produces MERGVWRRGLRVGIQTTWVLSKVIVPVTIVVTVLKHTPVIGWIIKLFAPLMNVLGLPGEAAIVLGLGFLLNLYAGIGAMFVLPLGGYQIFVLSVMLSFAHNLLVETAVSKRAGLSATLISLVRVGTAFLFAGVIRLFTPAGSVADAAHTEQVKLDPYLWQMAPSAFLLELLDKAWAAVWQLVLIVIPLMFVIQILKEIQFLDRLAGWMRPVTRALGLPEKAAVPFLAGIFFGLAYGAGVILQATEEVNFTRRELYLMFVFLILCHAVVEDTLLFVPLGVNGWLLLATRLLTAIVITALLAHIWREPSVGPKIAVTNGK; encoded by the coding sequence ATGGAACGCGGCGTATGGCGGCGCGGATTACGTGTAGGGATCCAGACAACCTGGGTGCTCAGCAAAGTGATCGTCCCGGTTACGATTGTGGTGACCGTGTTGAAACATACTCCGGTGATCGGCTGGATTATCAAACTGTTTGCACCGTTGATGAACGTCTTGGGGCTGCCGGGAGAGGCGGCCATCGTGCTGGGACTCGGCTTTCTCCTCAATCTGTACGCGGGGATCGGCGCGATGTTCGTGTTGCCGCTCGGCGGTTACCAGATTTTTGTATTGTCGGTGATGTTGAGCTTTGCCCACAATCTGCTGGTCGAGACAGCCGTTTCGAAGCGGGCGGGGCTTTCTGCCACCCTGATTTCGTTGGTTCGGGTGGGCACCGCCTTCCTGTTTGCCGGCGTGATCCGGTTGTTCACTCCCGCCGGATCGGTAGCCGATGCGGCGCACACGGAGCAGGTGAAGCTTGATCCTTATTTATGGCAGATGGCTCCTTCAGCGTTTTTGCTGGAACTGCTGGACAAGGCGTGGGCGGCCGTTTGGCAGTTGGTGCTGATCGTCATTCCGCTCATGTTTGTGATCCAGATTCTGAAGGAGATCCAGTTTCTCGACCGGCTGGCGGGCTGGATGCGGCCGGTTACCCGGGCGCTGGGCTTGCCGGAAAAAGCGGCTGTTCCGTTTCTGGCAGGCATCTTCTTCGGACTGGCGTACGGGGCGGGCGTGATTCTGCAGGCGACGGAGGAGGTAAACTTCACCCGGCGGGAACTGTACCTGATGTTTGTCTTCCTGATTTTGTGCCACGCGGTGGTGGAAGATACACTGCTGTTCGTTCCGCTGGGCGTCAACGGATGGCTGCTGCTGGCAACGCGGCTGTTGACGGCGATTGTGATCACCGCCCTATTGGCCCATATCTGGCGGGAGCCTTCTGTGGGGCCGAAAATAGCAGTGACGAACGGCAAATGA
- a CDS encoding phage holin family protein produces the protein MGLIWRILLNALALVLVSWLFEGISFAAGSRGVIAALWAGLVLGVVNVTIKPLIKLLTLPVNILTLGLFGLLVNALMLKVVDWLSPGFEVHGFFAAFFGAIVLAVISSVLNLLFE, from the coding sequence ATGGGACTGATCTGGCGTATTTTGCTGAATGCGCTGGCGCTTGTGCTGGTCTCCTGGCTGTTTGAGGGAATTTCGTTTGCGGCAGGTAGCAGGGGCGTGATCGCCGCCCTCTGGGCCGGGTTGGTGCTGGGGGTGGTCAACGTGACGATCAAGCCGCTCATCAAGCTGCTGACGCTGCCGGTGAACATTCTCACGCTCGGGCTGTTTGGGTTGCTGGTAAACGCGCTGATGCTGAAAGTGGTCGACTGGCTGTCACCGGGGTTTGAAGTGCACGGCTTTTTTGCCGCATTTTTTGGGGCGATCGTATTGGCGGTCATCTCATCGGTGTTGAACCTACTGTTCGAGTAG
- a CDS encoding ABC transporter ATP-binding protein: protein MARVQLKHVYKRYPGDVVAVKDFNLDIQDQEFLVLVGPSGCGKSTTLRMVAGLEEISEGELWIGDRLVNDVHPKDRDIAMVFQNYALYPHMNVYDNISFGLKLRKVPKQEIDRRVREAAKILDIEHLLDRKPKALSGGQRQRVALGRAIVREPQVFLMDEPLSNLDAKLRVQMRTEIAKLHKRLKTTVIYVTHDQTEAMTMGDRIVVMKDGVIQQVGSPIELYNHPTNMFVASFIGSPAMNFLNGQLVEESGSIYFRAPGIHLLIPEGRYGLLRDKGAVGKEVVFGIRPENIHDEPMYLETYADATIRAEVEVVEMLGAEEYLYLNVNGQSVTARVDARSDVKAGGNVTLAFDMNKAHIFDKETQQAVF, encoded by the coding sequence ATGGCACGCGTTCAGCTCAAACATGTATACAAGCGCTACCCGGGAGATGTTGTGGCGGTGAAAGATTTTAACCTGGACATCCAGGACCAGGAGTTTCTGGTGCTGGTCGGGCCGTCCGGTTGCGGAAAATCGACCACGCTCCGCATGGTGGCGGGACTTGAGGAAATCTCCGAGGGCGAGTTGTGGATCGGCGATCGGCTGGTGAATGACGTTCACCCGAAAGACCGCGATATTGCAATGGTCTTCCAAAACTATGCGCTGTACCCGCACATGAATGTGTATGACAATATTTCGTTCGGTCTGAAACTGCGGAAAGTTCCGAAGCAGGAGATCGACCGGCGGGTGCGGGAAGCGGCCAAAATTCTTGACATCGAGCACCTGCTCGACCGGAAGCCGAAAGCGCTTTCCGGCGGTCAGCGGCAGCGGGTGGCGCTCGGCCGGGCGATCGTTCGCGAACCGCAAGTGTTCCTGATGGACGAACCGCTGTCCAATCTGGACGCAAAACTGCGCGTGCAGATGCGGACGGAGATCGCGAAGCTACACAAGCGGCTGAAAACGACCGTGATCTACGTGACGCACGACCAAACGGAAGCGATGACGATGGGTGACCGGATCGTCGTGATGAAAGACGGCGTGATCCAGCAGGTCGGATCTCCGATCGAGCTGTATAACCATCCGACCAACATGTTCGTTGCGTCGTTCATCGGTTCGCCGGCGATGAACTTCCTGAACGGCCAACTGGTGGAGGAAAGCGGCTCCATCTATTTCCGGGCGCCAGGCATCCATCTGCTGATTCCGGAAGGACGTTACGGATTGCTGCGCGATAAGGGGGCTGTCGGCAAAGAGGTGGTATTTGGCATCCGGCCGGAAAACATCCACGATGAGCCGATGTATCTGGAAACCTATGCGGATGCGACGATCCGGGCGGAAGTAGAGGTCGTCGAAATGTTGGGGGCGGAAGAATACCTGTACCTGAACGTCAACGGTCAGTCGGTAACCGCTCGTGTGGATGCACGTTCTGACGTGAAAGCAGGTGGCAACGTGACGCTTGCGTTCGATATGAACAAAGCGCATATTTTTGACAAGGAAACCCAACAGGCGGTATTCTAA
- a CDS encoding PucR family transcriptional regulator — MDCLRELQKILGDRVRFEQADDAEADGRRSFVRDSEEWIPIGNGRYAVVDLNRLSDETAKLVRLLIETVTGGFRQPHDEWFPRLIHGEWDAGRFANEALARRWNIPLPGVVAILQLHGEDAEAALALLEEIFSDREWNGLTDGGGRRVLLYLPLQAEESVGDVQQIGSRLLDTLQTEIYVSGNLAVSRPVRSLQELPSAKRQAEIALQAGRSFHNGQKIYQYGQLGLAQLLYGVSEEAKAAFLQEVLPREKHEALTRELRETVHSFAQHAQNIAETARALYIHRNTLLYRLDKIQEVTGKDIRKFRELAELWIALILRNEKHAQKSDGDFV; from the coding sequence TTGGATTGTCTCCGCGAACTGCAAAAAATTCTCGGCGACCGCGTCCGTTTCGAGCAGGCGGACGACGCCGAAGCGGACGGGAGGCGCTCTTTTGTGCGGGACAGCGAAGAGTGGATTCCGATAGGAAACGGACGGTATGCGGTGGTCGACCTGAACCGGTTGTCGGACGAAACGGCGAAGCTGGTGCGGCTTTTGATTGAAACCGTAACCGGAGGGTTTCGGCAGCCGCACGATGAATGGTTTCCACGACTGATCCACGGGGAATGGGACGCCGGCCGGTTTGCGAACGAAGCGTTGGCACGGCGGTGGAACATCCCGCTGCCGGGGGTGGTTGCCATTTTGCAACTGCATGGGGAGGACGCGGAAGCAGCACTCGCCTTGCTGGAGGAAATCTTTTCGGACCGCGAATGGAACGGATTGACGGATGGGGGCGGCCGCAGAGTCTTGCTCTACTTGCCGCTGCAAGCGGAAGAATCGGTCGGTGATGTACAGCAGATCGGCAGCCGGTTGTTGGATACTTTGCAGACGGAAATTTACGTGAGCGGAAATTTGGCCGTCAGCCGGCCAGTCCGCAGCCTGCAGGAACTGCCGTCCGCCAAAAGGCAGGCGGAAATCGCGCTGCAGGCCGGCAGGTCGTTTCACAACGGACAGAAAATCTATCAGTATGGGCAATTGGGGCTTGCCCAATTGTTGTATGGGGTGTCGGAGGAAGCCAAAGCCGCTTTTTTGCAGGAGGTGTTGCCGCGCGAAAAACACGAGGCGCTGACACGGGAATTGCGGGAAACGGTCCATTCGTTCGCGCAGCATGCACAAAACATCGCCGAGACGGCGCGGGCGCTGTACATCCACCGCAACACGCTGCTTTACCGGTTGGACAAGATCCAGGAAGTGACGGGCAAGGACATTCGGAAATTTAGGGAGCTGGCCGAGTTGTGGATCGCCTTAATTTTGCGAAATGAAAAACATGCACAAAAATCAGACGGCGATTTCGTATAG
- the hisG gene encoding ATP phosphoribosyltransferase, with protein MTNDPQQLTVALSKGRIMQDTLRLLQQAGIPVPADLAESRKLILESEDRSLRYILAKPVDVPTYVEYGAADVGIVGKDVLLEAERDLYELLDLGIGRCRMCVCGLPGSAGGMVSRVASKYPRIAADYFRSQGQQVEVIFLNGSVELAPLIGLADRIVDLVETGRTLAENGLVVQREILQISTRVVANRMSFRLKSEQIDHFVARLRQVAEPAVDAGQAGR; from the coding sequence GTGACAAACGATCCGCAACAGCTGACAGTCGCCCTGTCCAAAGGACGGATCATGCAAGACACACTGCGCCTGCTGCAGCAGGCGGGGATTCCGGTTCCGGCAGATCTTGCGGAGTCCCGCAAGCTGATCCTCGAATCGGAGGACCGGTCGCTCCGCTACATTCTGGCGAAACCGGTCGATGTCCCGACGTATGTGGAATACGGTGCGGCCGATGTCGGGATTGTCGGGAAAGACGTGCTGCTCGAGGCGGAACGGGATCTGTATGAGCTACTTGATTTGGGGATCGGCCGCTGCCGCATGTGCGTCTGCGGGCTTCCCGGCAGCGCCGGCGGCATGGTCAGCCGGGTGGCCAGCAAATATCCGCGGATTGCGGCCGATTATTTTCGCAGCCAGGGGCAGCAGGTGGAAGTGATTTTTCTGAACGGGTCTGTGGAACTGGCGCCGCTGATCGGACTGGCCGACCGGATCGTCGACCTGGTCGAGACCGGGCGGACGCTGGCGGAAAATGGGCTGGTGGTGCAGCGCGAGATTTTGCAGATTTCGACGCGGGTGGTGGCCAACCGCATGAGTTTTCGGCTAAAAAGTGAACAGATCGACCATTTTGTCGCACGGCTACGGCAGGTGGCGGAGCCGGCTGTGGACGCCGGACAGGCGGGGAGGTAA
- the hisD gene encoding histidinol dehydrogenase: MRIVEARNFALQREEAEPYEKEREIVLDIIRQIRQYGDEALRAFTRRFDGVDLSDFRLSETAYENAYDRVTPEFVEALREAIANIRRFHEAQRRQSYMLVDAEGTMLGQLVRPLQRVGVYVPGGTAAYPSTVLMNVIPAQVAGVAEIVVVTPPDKQGNVHPGVLVALKELGIAEAYRIGGAQAIAALAYGTESIRPADKIVGPGNIYVALAKQAVFGKVGIESIAGPSDILVVADDSADPEYVAADLLSQAEHGELSQVILVTPSRELAEKTARALEQQLAVLPRREITEASIHSRGAIVVTRDLAEAIEVANRVAPEHLELMVENPDDWIGCIVNAGAIFVGAYSTEPVGDYYCGTNHVLPTEGTARFSSPLNVEDFLKKTSLIRYSKSALLAHGQKIIALAEAEGLEAHANAVRIRLKKEGMGRS, translated from the coding sequence ATTCGGATTGTCGAGGCAAGGAACTTTGCGTTACAGAGGGAAGAAGCGGAACCGTACGAAAAAGAGCGCGAGATCGTACTGGATATCATCCGGCAGATCCGGCAATATGGAGATGAAGCGCTGCGGGCATTCACAAGACGGTTTGACGGAGTCGACCTGTCCGATTTTCGCCTGTCGGAAACGGCGTATGAAAATGCGTATGACCGGGTAACTCCGGAGTTCGTCGAGGCGCTGCGGGAAGCGATCGCGAATATTCGCCGTTTCCATGAGGCCCAGCGCAGGCAGTCGTACATGCTGGTGGACGCGGAAGGCACGATGCTGGGGCAGTTGGTGAGACCGCTGCAACGGGTCGGCGTATATGTGCCGGGCGGGACAGCCGCCTATCCGTCCACCGTACTGATGAATGTCATTCCGGCACAGGTGGCGGGGGTGGCGGAAATCGTGGTGGTGACGCCGCCTGACAAGCAGGGCAATGTGCATCCGGGCGTCCTGGTGGCCCTCAAGGAACTGGGGATTGCGGAAGCGTACCGGATCGGCGGTGCGCAGGCGATTGCAGCTTTGGCATATGGCACGGAATCGATCCGACCGGCAGACAAGATCGTCGGTCCCGGCAATATTTATGTAGCGCTCGCCAAACAGGCGGTGTTTGGCAAAGTGGGGATCGAAAGCATCGCGGGTCCGTCCGACATCCTAGTCGTGGCGGACGATTCGGCAGATCCGGAGTATGTGGCGGCCGATTTGCTGTCACAGGCGGAACACGGGGAACTGTCACAGGTGATTCTGGTGACGCCTTCCCGCGAACTGGCGGAAAAAACGGCCCGGGCGCTGGAGCAACAATTGGCGGTATTGCCGCGGCGGGAGATCACCGAGGCTTCCATCCACAGCCGGGGGGCGATTGTGGTTACGCGCGATCTGGCGGAAGCGATCGAAGTGGCGAACCGCGTGGCGCCGGAGCATCTCGAGCTGATGGTGGAAAATCCAGATGATTGGATCGGCTGCATCGTCAACGCCGGGGCGATTTTCGTCGGCGCGTATTCGACCGAACCGGTCGGCGATTATTACTGCGGCACCAACCATGTGCTGCCGACTGAGGGAACGGCCCGTTTTTCTTCGCCGCTGAATGTGGAAGACTTTTTGAAAAAGACTTCGTTGATCCGCTACAGCAAATCGGCGTTGTTGGCACACGGGCAGAAAATCATCGCGCTGGCGGAAGCGGAAGGTCTCGAGGCGCATGCGAACGCGGTGCGGATTCGTCTGAAAAAGGAAGGAATGGGACGGTCATGA
- the hprK gene encoding HPr(Ser) kinase/phosphatase, which translates to MHKSIQTRDLIEELDLVLLNPGADTQREITVSDINRPGLALAGFFIYHPAERVQLLGQTELAFFNSMQEHEQRARADSLCQFVQTPCIVVSRDQTLPDILLEAATRYRLPVLRAKLGTSKLAGRLQRFLDLKLAPETQVHGVLVDVYGIGILIMGSSGIGKSETALELIKRGHRLVADDAVEIRQVDDQVLVGEAPELLKNLLEIRGLGILNVMTLFGAGAIRTRKQIEFVIRLEMWKDEMLIDRLGLDENTTRILDTDLPCITLPVMPGRNLAVLIEVAAMNQRLKRMGYNAAKDLSEKLLHVIEEQEHH; encoded by the coding sequence TTGCACAAATCGATACAAACGAGGGATCTGATTGAGGAACTCGACCTCGTGCTGCTCAACCCGGGAGCGGACACTCAGCGGGAAATAACCGTCAGCGACATCAATCGGCCGGGCCTGGCACTGGCCGGATTTTTCATATACCATCCGGCGGAACGGGTGCAACTGTTGGGACAAACCGAGCTGGCCTTTTTTAACTCGATGCAAGAGCACGAGCAACGTGCCCGCGCCGATTCATTGTGCCAGTTTGTGCAAACACCCTGCATCGTGGTGTCACGGGATCAAACATTGCCTGACATTCTGCTGGAGGCTGCGACCCGCTACCGGCTCCCCGTGTTGCGGGCGAAGCTAGGGACATCGAAGCTGGCGGGCAGGCTGCAGCGGTTTCTGGATCTGAAGCTGGCACCGGAAACGCAGGTGCACGGCGTATTAGTCGATGTGTATGGAATCGGCATTCTGATCATGGGCAGTTCCGGAATCGGCAAAAGCGAGACCGCGCTGGAGCTGATCAAGCGAGGGCACCGGCTGGTGGCCGACGATGCGGTGGAAATCCGGCAAGTGGACGATCAGGTGCTGGTCGGGGAAGCGCCGGAACTGCTGAAAAATCTGCTCGAGATCCGGGGGCTCGGCATTTTGAATGTGATGACGCTCTTTGGGGCAGGAGCGATTCGGACCCGCAAACAGATTGAGTTCGTCATCCGGCTCGAGATGTGGAAAGACGAGATGTTGATCGACCGGCTGGGGTTGGATGAAAATACGACGCGCATCCTCGACACGGACCTCCCTTGCATCACGCTGCCTGTCATGCCTGGCCGCAACTTGGCGGTGCTGATCGAGGTGGCGGCGATGAACCAGCGGTTAAAGCGAATGGGCTATAACGCGGCGAAAGATTTGTCGGAAAAACTGCTGCACGTGATCGAAGAGCAGGAGCACCACTGA
- the hisZ gene encoding ATP phosphoribosyltransferase regulatory subunit: MQKPLVFEKPQGVRDFLPDTAANKRQIERQISNSFARWGYREIITPMFEYMETFQTGIRGAEDRVFKFVDRSGRMVALRADMTAPIARVAASLLKNSPLPIRLSYTASIFRQQELTAGRDTEFTQAGVELIGDSSPDADAEMLALAVSALQEIGLEGFRLALGQVGFLHGLLLEHVDDAEIRERLQNALADKDYVGFERIVKTQTAGPACDVLLQIPRLRGGVEILAAAKDLTSSPPAQAALQNLQEIWQVLEIHGVTEHVQIDLSLLLGLNYYTGAVFEGYAPLMGFPICGGGRYDELLGKFGRQAPATGFVIGIERVLEILEKKGAFSAQPRYLLGYRQAERATALRFAAFLRKRQAAVATILLVDGEAPPKIDGAETAQLQAGHLETDAQQLRILYEAFCREGGGAR; encoded by the coding sequence ATGCAAAAGCCGTTGGTATTTGAGAAGCCGCAGGGGGTGCGGGATTTTTTGCCCGATACGGCAGCCAATAAACGGCAGATTGAGCGGCAGATTTCGAACAGTTTCGCCCGTTGGGGGTACCGCGAGATTATCACCCCAATGTTTGAATATATGGAAACGTTTCAGACCGGGATTCGGGGGGCGGAAGATCGGGTCTTTAAATTTGTCGACCGGTCCGGCCGGATGGTCGCCTTGCGCGCCGACATGACCGCGCCGATTGCGCGTGTGGCCGCTTCCTTGCTGAAAAATTCGCCACTCCCCATCCGCTTATCGTATACCGCCAGCATTTTCCGGCAGCAGGAGCTGACGGCCGGACGCGATACCGAGTTCACGCAAGCGGGTGTCGAGTTGATCGGCGACTCGTCGCCGGACGCGGATGCGGAGATGCTGGCGCTGGCCGTTTCCGCTTTGCAGGAGATCGGGCTGGAAGGATTCCGGCTTGCGTTGGGGCAAGTCGGATTTTTGCATGGCCTGCTGCTGGAGCATGTGGACGACGCGGAGATTCGAGAGCGGTTGCAAAACGCTTTGGCCGATAAAGATTATGTCGGATTCGAACGGATCGTCAAAACGCAAACGGCGGGTCCCGCCTGCGACGTTCTGCTGCAGATTCCCCGGCTGCGCGGCGGTGTGGAGATCCTGGCCGCTGCGAAAGATTTGACAAGCAGCCCGCCGGCACAGGCTGCTCTGCAAAATCTGCAGGAGATCTGGCAGGTGCTGGAGATCCACGGCGTGACGGAGCATGTGCAAATCGACCTCAGCTTGCTGCTGGGGCTGAACTACTACACGGGAGCGGTGTTTGAGGGATACGCCCCGCTGATGGGCTTTCCGATCTGCGGCGGCGGCCGCTATGACGAACTGCTGGGAAAATTCGGCCGGCAAGCCCCCGCAACCGGATTTGTGATCGGGATCGAACGGGTGTTGGAGATCCTGGAGAAAAAAGGCGCTTTTTCCGCCCAGCCGCGTTATCTGCTCGGCTATCGGCAGGCCGAGCGGGCAACCGCGTTGCGGTTTGCCGCATTTTTGCGGAAGCGGCAGGCTGCGGTTGCGACAATTCTGCTGGTTGACGGGGAAGCGCCGCCGAAGATCGACGGAGCGGAAACGGCGCAGCTGCAGGCCGGCCACCTGGAAACGGACGCGCAGCAGCTTCGCATTCTATATGAAGCGTTTTGCAGGGAAGGAGGGGGCGCGAGGTGA
- the ppaX gene encoding pyrophosphatase PpaX produces the protein MKYPYILFDLDGTLVDTNELILQSFEHTLEHYFPGRYSRQDVLPYMGEPLVKQFARWAPPEQVSELVQAYRKYNVENHDRLATIFPNVPEVLAELKAQGCRMAVVTNKMRLTAERGLRLFGLDRYLETVVTVEDTDQHKPHPAPLQIAIERLGGEPAGTLMVGDSPYDILAGQAAGTATCAVAWSLRGCEGLASYKPDYLIDEMRELLEIVRG, from the coding sequence ATGAAGTATCCGTACATTCTGTTTGACCTGGACGGCACTCTGGTGGACACCAATGAACTGATTTTGCAGTCGTTTGAACATACGCTGGAACACTATTTTCCGGGACGGTATTCACGGCAGGACGTATTGCCGTACATGGGGGAACCGCTGGTCAAGCAGTTCGCCCGTTGGGCACCGCCGGAGCAGGTGTCCGAGCTGGTGCAGGCGTACCGCAAGTATAACGTGGAGAATCACGACCGGCTGGCGACCATTTTTCCGAATGTGCCGGAAGTGTTGGCCGAACTGAAAGCGCAAGGCTGCCGGATGGCGGTTGTGACAAACAAAATGCGGCTGACCGCCGAGAGGGGGTTGCGGCTGTTTGGCCTTGACCGCTATCTGGAAACTGTTGTGACGGTGGAAGATACGGACCAGCACAAGCCGCATCCGGCGCCGCTGCAGATTGCGATCGAGCGGTTGGGCGGGGAACCTGCCGGCACGTTGATGGTGGGGGATTCTCCCTACGATATTCTGGCCGGACAAGCGGCCGGTACGGCTACCTGCGCAGTGGCCTGGAGCTTGCGGGGGTGTGAAGGATTGGCTTCCTATAAACCCGATTATCTGATTGACGAGATGCGGGAACTTTTGGAGATTGTGCGGGGATAG
- a CDS encoding acyltransferase — translation MRKTERYPVQGSNSLWQMYKTVSFWKVARNFAVIQVSRYTPFLPLKNWMYRTFLGMQVGERTAFGLMAMPDVMFPERIRIGSNSIIGYNTTILAHEYLIDEYRLGDVVIGDHVMIGANTTILPGVTIGDRAVVGAGSLVNRDIPAGAFAAGNPVRIIRQPQTE, via the coding sequence ATGCGAAAGACGGAACGGTATCCGGTGCAGGGGTCAAATTCGCTGTGGCAGATGTACAAAACGGTGTCTTTCTGGAAAGTGGCGCGCAATTTTGCGGTGATTCAGGTCTCACGCTACACCCCTTTTTTGCCGTTGAAAAATTGGATGTACCGGACGTTTCTCGGAATGCAGGTGGGCGAGCGGACGGCGTTCGGACTGATGGCGATGCCGGACGTGATGTTCCCGGAACGGATCCGGATCGGCAGTAACTCGATCATCGGCTACAATACGACGATCCTGGCACATGAGTATTTGATCGATGAGTACCGGCTGGGGGATGTGGTGATCGGCGACCATGTGATGATCGGCGCGAACACCACCATTCTGCCCGGTGTGACGATCGGCGACAGGGCGGTGGTGGGAGCCGGCTCGCTTGTCAACCGGGACATCCCGGCGGGGGCGTTTGCCGCCGGCAATCCGGTACGCATCATTCGGCAGCCGCAAACGGAGTAG